In Drosophila nasuta strain 15112-1781.00 chromosome 2R, ASM2355853v1, whole genome shotgun sequence, a single genomic region encodes these proteins:
- the LOC132787822 gene encoding caspase-like, whose product MDSTGRTNNNSNNNNEGKWTSNPKITYNSLMQNRYAVEYNMQHKNRGTAIIFNHMNFDARLNLNPRDGTEVDCARLQSVLKQLHFDVYSYDDLCHKKIVETVANLASQNHEDSDCILIAILSHGEKGLINARDVQYKLQDLCELLLPSKCPSLAGKPKLFIVQACQGDSTDPGVRLIATESLSSNNYTIPMHADFLIAQATIQGFVSWRNTKFGSCFIQNLCTELEEKGKDCDLLTLLTFVCRRVAVDFEGCTSEKQIPSITTMLTRNLFF is encoded by the coding sequence ATGGATTCTACGGGTCGgacaaataataatagtaataataataatgaaggCAAGTGGACTTCAAATCCTAAAATCACCTACAACTCATTAATGCAAAATCGGTATGCTGTGGAGTACAACATGCAACACAAAAATCGTGGAACGGCCATCATCTTCAATCATATGAATTTCGATGCCAGACTAAATTTGAATCCCCGAGACGGAACAGAAGTGGACTGTGCCAGATTGCAGAGTGTCTTAAAGCAACTCCACTTTGATGTTTATTCATACGATGATCTTTGTCACAAGAAAATTGTTGAAACAGTTGCGAATTTAGCTTCGCAAAATCATGAAGATAGCGATTGCATCCTAATTGCGATTTTATCGCACGGCGAAAAGGGCCTTATCAACGCACGCGACGTTCAGTATAAGTTGCAGGATCTTTGTGAGCTCCTCTTGCCCAGCAAGTGTCCAAGCTTAGCAGGCAAGCCAAAGCTCTTCATTGTGCAAGCCTGTCAGGGGGACAGCACCGATCCAGGTGTACGCCTTATTGCAACAGAGAGCTTGTCCTCCAATAACTACACGATTCCAATGCATGCGGACTTCTTGATTGCCCAAGCTACAATTCAAGGCTTTGTCTCCTGGCGCAACACCAAATTTGGTTCTTGCTTTATACAAAATCTATGCACCGAACTTGAGGAAAAAGGCAAAGATTGCGATCTGCTCACCTTGCTGACATTTGTGTGCCGTCGTGTAGCCGTGGACTTCGAGGGGTGCACCTCAGAAAAGCAAATCCCCAGTATTACAACAATGCTGACGCGCAATCTCTTTTTTTAG
- the LOC132787824 gene encoding electron transfer flavoprotein subunit beta, which translates to MARVLVGVKRVIDYAVKVRVKPEKNGVVTQGVKHSMNPFDEIAVEEAVKLKEKKLAGEIVAVSVGPTQSQEVIRTALAMGADRGIHVEVPAAEYELLQPVHVSKILAKLALEEKADLVILGKQAIDDDANQTAQMTAAVLDWPQATFCNKVEKTDAGLTIVREIDGGLETIKTKTPAVLSADLRLNTPRYATLPNIMKAKKKPLKKVTPKDLGVDTTPRIEVISVEDPPVRQAGAVVADVDALVAKLKEGGHV; encoded by the exons ATGGCTCGTGTTTTGGTTGGAGTAAAGCGTGTGATCGACTATGCCGTCAAG GTGCGCGTCAAGCCCGAGAAGAATGGCGTTGTCACACAAGGCGTCAAGCACTCGATGAATCCCTTCGACGAGATCGCCGTCGAGGAAGCTGTCAAGCTGAAGGAGAAGAAGCTGGCTGGCGAGATTGTCGCCGTCTCCGTGGGTCCCACGCAATCCCAGGAGGTTATCCGCACAGCTTTGGCCATGGGTGCGGATCGCGGCATCCATGTGGAGGTCCCAGCAGCAGAGTACGAGCTGCTGCAGCCAGTGCACGTGTCCAAGATTCTCGCCAAGCTGGCGCTGGAAGAGAAAGCGGATCTGGTGATTCTCGGCAAGCAGGCCATCGATGATGATGCCAACCAGACGGCTCAAATGACAGCCGCTGTTCTCGACTGGCCCCAGGCCACGTTCTGCAACAAGGTGGAGAAGACGGACGCAGGCTTGACGATTGTGCGCGAAATCGACGGTGGTCTGGAGACCATTAAGACTAAGACGCCGGCTGTGCTGAGCGCTGACTTGCGGCTGAATACGCCACGTTACGCAACTTTGCCCAACATCATGAAGGCCAAGAAGAAGCCTCTGAAGAAGGTGACACCCAAGGATTTGGGCGTCGATACCACGCCACGCATTGAGGTCATCTCCGTGGAAGATCCGCCAGTGCGTCAAGCTGGCGCCGTTGTTGCCGATGTAGATGCTTTGGTGGCCAAGCTGAAGGAAGGCGGCCACGTCTAA
- the LOC132787820 gene encoding LOW QUALITY PROTEIN: caspase (The sequence of the model RefSeq protein was modified relative to this genomic sequence to represent the inferred CDS: deleted 1 base in 1 codon): protein MADKNNEIEIESTDQVGIREVATNTDDLTDAFGSVGGASTSSYHNNTYGSGAIGQLANSNGYGSSSSSYHKYVAKMVTDRHAAEYNMRHKHRGMAIIFNHEHFDVPTLKSRAGTNVDCENLSRVLKQLDFDVTVHKDCRYKEILGAIEYAASQNHEDNDCILVAILSHGEMGYIYAKDMQYKLDNIWSLFTANHCPTLAGKPKLFFIQACQGDRLDAGVTMQRGRTETDGDSSMSYKIPIHADFLIAYSTIPGFYSWRNTTRGSWFMQSLCAELAANGKRLDMLTLLTFVCQRVAVDFESCTPDTPEMHQQKQIPCITTMLTRILLFSDKQKAPAGRV, encoded by the exons ATGGCCGATAAGAACAACGAGATCGAAATCGAGTCCACTGACCAGGTAGGAATTCGCGAGGTGGCTACCAATACAGATGACTTGACCGACGCTTTTGGCTCCGTCGGAGGCGCCTCCACTTCATCCTACCACAACAACACCTACGGCAGTGGCGCCATTGGCCAACTGGCCAATTCCAATGGCTATGGCTCCTCCTCGTCAAGCTACCACAAGTACGTGGCCAAGATGGTCACAGATCGTCATGCTGCGGAGTATAATATGCGGCACAAGCATCGCGGCATGGCGATCATCTTCAACCACGAGCACTTCGATGTGCCCACCCTGAAATCGCGAGCTGGCACCAATGTGGACTGCGAGAATCTGTCGCGTGTGCTGAAGCAGCTGGACTTTGATGTCACAGTGCACAAGGATTGCCGCTACAAGGAGATCTTGGGTGCCATCGAGTATGCGGCTTCACAGAACCATGAGGATAACGACTGCATCCTGGTGGCCATTCTATCGCACGGAGAGATGGGCTACATCTATGCCAAGGACATGCAGTACAAGCTGGACAACATTTGGAGCCTCTTCACTGCCAATCACTGCCCCACCTTGGCGGGCAAGCCCAAGTTGTTCTTCATCCAGGCCTGCCAGGGTGATCGCCTCGATGCGGGCGTCACCATGCAACGCGGTCGCACCGAGACCGACGGTGACTCGTCCATGAGCTACAAGATACCCATCCACGCCGATTTCCTCATCGCCTACTCCACCATCCCGGGCTTCTACTCGTGGCGCAACACCACACGCGGCTCCTGGTTCATGCAGAGCTTGTGCGCCGAGCTGGCCGCCAACGGGAAACGACTGGACATGCTCACCTTGCTGACGTTCGTCTGCCAGCGTGTGGCCGTCGACTTCGAGTCCTGCACCCCCGACACCCCCGAGATGcatcagcaaaagcaaatt CCCTGCATTACCACAATGCTAACGCGCATTTTGCTGTTCAGCGATAAGCAGAAAGCACCGGCCGGACGTGTTTAG